Within the Sphingobium baderi genome, the region GCGGGCGTCGCTGCCCGCACCGGCATGGGGAACCGTGGCCGATATGCTCGTCATAGCTTGGCCTCCTTCGTCACTCCTCACGCTGCCCGAACAGGCTCAGCAGCAGCTGGAACAGGTTGATAAGATTGAGATAGAGCGACAGCGCGCCCATCACGGCCAACTTGTCCGCCCGCTCGGTTCCAGCATAGGCCAGATACTCGCTCTTCAGGCGCTGGGTGTCCCAAGCGGTGAGCCCCGTAAACACCAGCACGCCGGCGATCGAGAAGACTAGCTGGAGCATCGAGGACCCGATGAACAGGTTGACGAGGCTGGCGATGACCACGCCGATCAACCCGACCATCAGGAAGGTGGACCAACGCGAAAGGTCGACGTTGGTCGTATAGCCCCACAGGCTCATGCCCGCGAACACCGCCGCTGCGCTGAAGAAGGCGAGCGCGATGCTGGT harbors:
- a CDS encoding Bax inhibitor-1/YccA family protein, which gives rise to MLGVYRNMALGLGITALVALLVASTPALYQPIFGTPLKWVAIFAPLAFVLFFSFRVERMTTTQARTAFYAFAAVMGVSMASIFLVFTGTSIALAFFSAAAVFAGMSLWGYTTNVDLSRWSTFLMVGLIGVVIASLVNLFIGSSMLQLVFSIAGVLVFTGLTAWDTQRLKSEYLAYAGTERADKLAVMGALSLYLNLINLFQLLLSLFGQREE